In Rubrobacter radiotolerans DSM 5868, a genomic segment contains:
- a CDS encoding NifU family protein has product MEKSDAESGGETLRARVEASLDKVRPAMQADGGDARVVECDEETGRVGIEMLGACRGCPLSQLDFAYAIESLIRREVPEVREIFAV; this is encoded by the coding sequence ATGGAGAAGAGCGACGCAGAGAGCGGCGGAGAGACCCTGAGGGCGCGCGTCGAGGCGAGCCTCGACAAGGTGCGTCCCGCCATGCAGGCCGACGGCGGCGACGCGCGCGTCGTCGAGTGCGACGAAGAGACCGGGCGCGTCGGCATCGAGATGCTCGGAGCGTGCCGGGGGTGTCCGCTCTCCCAGCTCGACTTCGCCTACGCGATAGAGAGCTTGATCCGGCGCGAAGTCCCGGAGGTGCGGGAGATCTTCGCGGTCTAG
- a CDS encoding M24 family metallopeptidase, with product MTQKSVAKTEGPESGSEPDLLVISAPEHDASAYHLTGFLAPDAVIAARVEGRTYLAVSSLEYGRAKRQAAVDELLSYDELGIRELARELGGGGSVLAAAAADLLKKLGARSVTVPPNLGVVHADELRRRGVEVEPGGAYFAGLRRAKTEREVGYIEEVQRATEAAVALAREVLSGSEVLKDGTLVHEGAPLTSEGLRSVIDVDLLRRGFHASGTIVAGGPQAADPHERGSGPLRAGETIIVDVFPSSAKSRYFADMTRTFVKGEPSDEVRKMYRTVLAAQERALESIRPGVSGREVHRAVSEVIHAAGYKTLLHDQRPGEPLTEGFFHGTGHGVGLELHEGPSLGTQDTELLPGDVVTVEPGVYTPGLGGVRIEDLVVVTESGLRNLTDFPKSFDSAIV from the coding sequence TTGACACAGAAGAGCGTCGCCAAAACAGAAGGCCCGGAGTCGGGTTCGGAGCCGGACCTGCTCGTGATCTCCGCCCCCGAGCATGACGCTTCTGCCTACCACCTCACGGGCTTTCTTGCCCCGGACGCCGTTATAGCGGCGCGCGTGGAGGGCAGGACGTACCTCGCCGTCTCGTCCCTGGAGTACGGCCGGGCGAAGCGGCAGGCCGCCGTCGACGAGCTTCTCTCCTACGACGAGCTCGGCATCCGGGAGCTTGCCCGGGAGCTCGGAGGCGGCGGGAGCGTCCTTGCAGCGGCGGCCGCCGACCTCCTCAAAAAGCTCGGGGCGCGCTCGGTAACCGTCCCGCCGAACCTCGGGGTCGTCCACGCCGACGAGCTCAGGCGGCGCGGGGTCGAGGTCGAGCCGGGCGGGGCGTACTTCGCCGGTCTCCGGCGCGCAAAGACGGAGCGCGAAGTCGGCTACATAGAGGAGGTCCAGCGGGCGACCGAGGCGGCGGTCGCGCTTGCGCGGGAGGTCCTCTCCGGCTCGGAGGTCCTGAAGGACGGCACGCTCGTCCACGAAGGAGCGCCCCTGACGAGCGAGGGTCTGAGGTCCGTTATAGACGTGGACCTTCTGCGACGCGGCTTTCACGCGTCCGGGACGATCGTCGCGGGCGGTCCTCAGGCGGCGGACCCGCACGAGCGCGGGAGCGGGCCCTTGAGGGCCGGGGAGACGATCATAGTCGACGTCTTCCCCTCAAGCGCAAAGAGCCGCTACTTCGCCGACATGACGCGGACGTTCGTGAAGGGCGAGCCCTCGGACGAGGTCCGGAAGATGTACCGGACCGTGCTCGCGGCTCAGGAGAGGGCCCTTGAGTCCATCCGGCCCGGCGTCAGCGGCCGGGAGGTGCACCGCGCGGTCTCGGAGGTGATTCACGCCGCGGGCTACAAGACCCTCCTGCACGACCAGAGGCCCGGCGAGCCGCTCACCGAGGGCTTCTTTCACGGGACCGGACACGGCGTCGGCCTGGAGCTTCACGAGGGACCGTCGCTCGGGACGCAGGACACGGAGCTCCTACCCGGCGACGTCGTAACCGTCGAGCCCGGCGTCTACACGCCCGGCCTCGGCGGCGTCAGAATAGAGGACCTCGTCGTCGTAACGGAGAGCGGCCTGCGCAACCTGACCGACTTCCCGAAGAGCTTTGACTCGGCCATCGTCTAG
- a CDS encoding cupin domain-containing protein, translating to MDFKNIESVASFSEEKMKKNSFFNSERLFYDAYCLRPGQAQKVHAHEGSDKVYFVLRGTGLFTVGEESRELGEGNAVIARAGEPHGVANESGGDLVLLVTMAPPPAH from the coding sequence ATGGACTTCAAGAACATCGAGAGCGTAGCGAGCTTCTCGGAGGAGAAGATGAAGAAGAACAGCTTCTTCAACTCGGAGCGGCTCTTCTACGATGCGTACTGCCTGAGGCCGGGACAGGCCCAGAAGGTCCACGCCCACGAGGGCTCCGACAAGGTCTACTTCGTTCTGCGGGGAACGGGCCTCTTCACCGTCGGGGAGGAGAGCCGCGAGCTCGGCGAGGGGAACGCCGTTATCGCCCGGGCCGGCGAGCCGCACGGCGTCGCCAATGAGTCCGGCGGGGACCTCGTCCTGCTCGTGACGATGGCCCCGCCCCCGGCCCACTAG
- the msrA gene encoding peptide-methionine (S)-S-oxide reductase MsrA, translated as MSENSASDKREVATLGGGCFWCVEAVFDGLRGVESVVSGYSGGHVENPTYRQVCTGTTGHIEVVQVTYDPEEISFRDVLDVFFSTHDPTTWDRQGADVGPQYRSAVLYHDEEQKRIAEETIKDLDSQGIFTDPIVTVVEPFERFYPAEEYHQDYFKNNPAQPYCQVIIAPKVAKFRKENLQRLKA; from the coding sequence ATGAGCGAGAACAGCGCGAGCGACAAGCGCGAGGTGGCGACCCTCGGGGGCGGCTGCTTCTGGTGCGTCGAGGCGGTTTTCGACGGCCTGCGAGGCGTCGAGAGTGTTGTCTCCGGCTACTCGGGGGGGCACGTCGAGAACCCGACCTACCGGCAGGTCTGCACCGGGACGACCGGGCACATAGAGGTCGTGCAGGTAACTTACGACCCGGAGGAGATCTCCTTCAGGGACGTCCTCGACGTCTTTTTCTCGACGCACGACCCGACGACCTGGGACCGTCAGGGCGCCGACGTCGGCCCGCAGTACCGCTCCGCCGTCCTCTACCACGACGAGGAGCAGAAGCGCATCGCCGAGGAGACGATAAAGGACCTCGACTCGCAGGGCATCTTCACAGACCCTATCGTCACCGTCGTCGAGCCCTTCGAGCGGTTCTACCCGGCCGAGGAGTACCACCAGGACTACTTCAAGAACAACCCCGCCCAGCCTTACTGCCAGGTCATCATCGCTCCGAAGGTCGCCAAGTTCCGCAAGGAGAACCTCCAGCGCCTGAAGGCGTAG
- a CDS encoding Uma2 family endonuclease, with amino-acid sequence MEIVKKRATAEELFRLPDDGYRYELVRGELRQMNPAGNIHGRVAMNFGAELRMHARKNGLGEVYAAETGFKISTDPDTVRAPDVAFISRARLEEVGETEGFWPGAPDLAVEVVSPADTYTEVEEKVSDWLDAGTKLVVILNPRKKTATVHRPQGNVSLLGESDTLDCGDVVEGFEVAVEDLFS; translated from the coding sequence TTGGAGATCGTCAAAAAGAGAGCCACAGCCGAAGAACTCTTCCGCCTGCCCGACGACGGCTACCGCTACGAGCTCGTGCGCGGGGAGCTGCGGCAGATGAACCCGGCGGGAAACATCCACGGACGCGTAGCGATGAACTTCGGAGCCGAGCTTCGCATGCACGCAAGGAAGAACGGTCTCGGCGAAGTTTACGCCGCCGAGACGGGCTTCAAAATATCTACGGACCCGGACACCGTACGCGCTCCCGACGTAGCCTTTATAAGCCGCGCGAGGCTTGAAGAAGTCGGAGAGACCGAAGGCTTCTGGCCGGGTGCCCCGGATCTCGCGGTAGAAGTCGTCTCCCCCGCTGATACCTACACCGAGGTCGAGGAGAAAGTCTCTGACTGGCTCGACGCCGGAACAAAGCTCGTCGTCATCCTCAACCCGCGCAAGAAGACCGCGACCGTCCACCGCCCGCAGGGCAACGTATCTCTGCTTGGGGAGAGCGACACGCTAGACTGCGGGGACGTGGTAGAGGGTTTCGAGGTCGCAGTGGAGGATCTCTTCTCGTAG
- a CDS encoding class II fumarate hydratase yields MTESPKNTRTERDSMGPVEVPEDALYGAQTGRALENFPISDLRFNRRFIQALAAIKLEAAEVNFELGVIDERLRDVIVRAAEEVVRGEHDRHFVLDIFQTGSGTSTNMNANEVISNRAIQLAGGEVGSKDPVHPNDHVNQGQSSNDVIPTAIHLSTLIGIKEDLLPALEKMQAALESKASEFDGVVKTGRTHLQDATPIRLGQEFRGYAGQVERGIARVRKATEDLAEVALGGTAVGTGVNARPGFAEKVCARLAERFGVEVRETENHFQAQSALDATVFASGALKTVAVSFLKIANDIRFLGSGPRAGYAEIALPEVQPGSSIMPGKVNPVIAESAAMVSAQVLGNDATVAYAGSSGNFELNVMMPVIAYNLNQSVDLLAATANNLTDQCIAGLEATDRGPALVEQGLMLATALAPEIGYDTAAALAKEAYKTDRTIREVAREKTDLTEEQLDDLLDASKMTGA; encoded by the coding sequence ATGACCGAGAGCCCGAAGAACACCCGCACCGAACGCGACTCGATGGGTCCCGTCGAGGTCCCGGAGGACGCCCTCTACGGCGCACAGACCGGACGCGCCCTTGAGAACTTTCCGATCTCGGACCTTCGGTTCAACCGGCGCTTTATCCAGGCTCTCGCCGCGATAAAGCTGGAGGCGGCGGAGGTGAACTTCGAGCTCGGCGTCATAGACGAGCGCCTGCGGGACGTGATCGTACGCGCCGCCGAGGAGGTGGTGCGCGGAGAACACGACAGGCACTTCGTCCTCGACATCTTCCAGACCGGGAGCGGCACCTCGACGAACATGAACGCGAACGAGGTGATCTCCAACCGGGCTATCCAGCTCGCCGGCGGTGAGGTCGGCTCGAAGGACCCCGTCCACCCGAACGACCACGTAAACCAGGGCCAGTCCTCAAACGACGTGATCCCGACCGCCATCCACCTCTCGACCCTGATCGGGATAAAGGAAGACCTCCTTCCCGCTCTGGAGAAGATGCAGGCCGCCCTGGAGTCGAAAGCCTCCGAGTTCGACGGCGTCGTCAAGACGGGCCGGACGCATCTTCAGGACGCGACCCCGATTCGCCTCGGTCAGGAGTTCCGGGGATACGCCGGGCAGGTCGAGCGCGGAATAGCTCGCGTGAGGAAGGCGACGGAGGACCTCGCCGAGGTCGCCCTCGGCGGGACGGCCGTAGGCACCGGCGTGAACGCGAGGCCGGGCTTTGCGGAGAAGGTCTGCGCGCGGCTCGCCGAGCGGTTCGGCGTCGAGGTCCGCGAGACGGAGAACCACTTCCAGGCCCAGAGCGCGCTCGATGCGACCGTTTTCGCGAGCGGGGCGCTCAAGACCGTAGCGGTAAGCTTCCTCAAGATAGCGAACGACATCCGCTTTCTCGGGAGCGGCCCGCGCGCGGGATACGCCGAGATAGCACTCCCCGAGGTCCAGCCCGGCTCGTCCATCATGCCCGGCAAGGTCAACCCGGTTATAGCCGAGAGCGCGGCGATGGTGAGCGCGCAGGTCCTCGGCAACGACGCGACCGTCGCCTACGCCGGGTCTAGCGGCAACTTCGAGCTGAACGTGATGATGCCCGTCATCGCCTACAACCTCAACCAGTCCGTGGACCTTCTCGCCGCGACCGCGAACAACCTCACCGACCAGTGCATCGCGGGCCTCGAAGCCACCGACCGCGGCCCCGCGTTAGTGGAGCAGGGCCTCATGCTCGCGACCGCACTCGCGCCCGAGATCGGCTACGACACCGCCGCCGCGCTCGCCAAAGAAGCCTACAAGACCGACCGGACCATCCGCGAAGTCGCCCGCGAAAAGACCGACCTCACCGAAGAGCAGCTCGACGACCTCCTCGACGCCAGCAAGATGACCGGAGCGTAA
- a CDS encoding DUF1802 family protein gives MNSVSRTPRAEPLDHALKEWAVAVRALEAGRTVLVVRKGGIREKSFAVPESRFLLLPGFEHQRPELVKPDYRDLMEGLEHRSDSGPLRFTSFVEVVGAYEVSEKGDLDALSEHHMWTDEYAESRFKWRPKKPLTALVLRTFLLPEEVILPFRDSYGGCKSFVSLEDVVGSEGARPALSDAEFERLASPLLEVLEGLAPARVGG, from the coding sequence TTGAATTCCGTCTCGAGAACCCCCCGCGCCGAGCCCCTCGACCACGCGCTCAAGGAGTGGGCCGTCGCCGTCCGGGCCCTTGAAGCGGGCCGGACCGTCCTTGTCGTGAGGAAGGGCGGCATCCGGGAGAAGTCCTTTGCCGTCCCCGAGTCGCGCTTCCTCCTTCTGCCCGGCTTCGAGCACCAGCGCCCGGAGCTCGTGAAGCCTGACTACCGTGACCTCATGGAGGGCCTGGAGCACCGCAGCGACTCCGGCCCGCTGCGCTTCACCTCGTTCGTGGAGGTCGTGGGGGCCTACGAGGTCTCGGAGAAGGGCGACCTCGACGCGCTCTCGGAGCACCACATGTGGACCGACGAGTACGCCGAGAGCCGCTTCAAGTGGCGCCCGAAGAAGCCCCTGACGGCGCTCGTCCTGAGAACTTTCCTCTTGCCGGAAGAGGTGATCCTGCCGTTCCGGGACTCCTACGGCGGGTGCAAGTCGTTTGTCTCCCTGGAGGACGTCGTTGGGTCGGAGGGCGCGCGTCCGGCGCTCTCCGACGCGGAGTTCGAGCGGCTCGCCTCGCCGCTCCTCGAAGTTCTGGAAGGGCTCGCTCCGGCGCGGGTAGGAGGTTAG
- a CDS encoding tetratricopeptide repeat protein, with product MGVGALSFLLLAVVLVFTWQAIFSSNRDLARARAWGELGRRALPFGALLLMAFSLPLVQGLGGSANLLWLGFFAVLIVATSLLAVPPLERRANGAFRKGDYGEAVRLFRELAEKKPLPRNYAFLGAALGASERYDESLKASTKAVEKDPDYGLAYYNRALILLKMKRREKAKKDLERALEADLPRRFRRVVRRQLEESGG from the coding sequence GTGGGGGTCGGGGCGCTCTCGTTCCTGCTGCTCGCGGTCGTCCTTGTCTTTACCTGGCAGGCGATCTTCTCCTCGAACCGGGACCTTGCGCGCGCCCGGGCCTGGGGGGAGCTCGGGCGGCGGGCGCTCCCGTTCGGGGCGCTCCTTCTGATGGCGTTCAGCCTCCCGCTCGTGCAGGGGCTCGGCGGGAGCGCGAACCTTCTCTGGCTCGGCTTCTTTGCGGTCCTGATCGTTGCCACGAGCCTCCTCGCCGTCCCGCCGCTCGAACGGCGGGCGAACGGGGCTTTCAGGAAAGGCGACTACGGCGAGGCCGTAAGGCTCTTCCGGGAGCTGGCGGAGAAGAAGCCGCTCCCGAGAAACTACGCCTTTCTCGGAGCCGCGCTCGGGGCCTCGGAGCGCTACGACGAGTCGCTCAAGGCCTCGACAAAGGCCGTCGAGAAGGACCCGGACTACGGGCTCGCGTACTATAACCGGGCCCTGATCCTCCTCAAGATGAAGCGCCGGGAGAAGGCGAAGAAGGACCTCGAACGCGCCCTGGAGGCGGACCTCCCGCGACGCTTCCGGCGGGTCGTCCGAAGACAGCTAGAGGAGTCGGGGGGGTGA